A single genomic interval of Streptomyces graminofaciens harbors:
- a CDS encoding sugar transferase, with the protein MRQGELASPFPSARGRMANGAISRPAIEWEQRYRRTVIISDTAATAFVVAAIGNFFGARDAANWHEKWGILAFGTELLVLGSLAVSRAWAPAVLGQGAEEFRRLGRSLFMATVVLALGGIALTSRNIKLWIFVAIPAIALVTMTMRYLLRLSLHKQRKEGRCLRPVLAAGSPATVRDLITRTRKFPHLGWRVDAVCTTDGRGLDDDQLDGVPVVGRLEDVAKHVRHDGYRVVAVTPDPHWSPDRLQRLAWNLEGSDAEMVVAPVLMEVAGPRLHVDAVLGIPLLRVSMPTFTGGRRAVKEVVDRIGATILLMLFAPLMLIVGLLVVVDSRGGAFYRQRRVGKDGLEFTILKFRTMVAGADGARAALAGRNEGAGPLFKLRRDPRVTRVGTMLRRYSLDELPQLFNVLTGSMSLVGPRPPLPEESAAYGPDIRRRLLVKPGLTGLWQISGRSDLSWEEAVRLDLRYVEDWSLALDTVILWKTLRAVLHGQGAY; encoded by the coding sequence GTGCGGCAAGGGGAATTGGCCAGCCCGTTTCCATCGGCGCGCGGGCGTATGGCGAACGGGGCAATCAGCCGGCCCGCGATCGAATGGGAGCAGCGGTACCGCCGTACCGTGATCATCAGCGATACCGCGGCCACCGCTTTCGTGGTGGCGGCGATCGGCAACTTCTTCGGGGCCCGGGACGCGGCCAACTGGCACGAGAAGTGGGGAATTCTCGCGTTCGGCACCGAGCTGCTGGTGCTGGGGTCGCTCGCGGTGAGCCGGGCATGGGCTCCGGCCGTGCTCGGCCAGGGAGCCGAGGAATTCCGCCGGCTCGGACGCTCACTGTTCATGGCGACCGTCGTACTGGCGCTCGGCGGGATCGCCCTCACCTCGCGCAACATCAAGCTCTGGATCTTCGTCGCGATTCCGGCGATCGCGCTGGTCACCATGACCATGCGGTACCTGCTGCGCCTCTCGCTGCACAAGCAGCGGAAGGAAGGGCGGTGCCTGAGACCGGTGCTCGCCGCCGGGAGCCCGGCCACCGTGCGCGACCTGATCACCCGGACCCGTAAGTTCCCCCACCTCGGCTGGCGGGTGGACGCGGTGTGCACGACGGACGGTCGCGGGCTCGACGATGACCAACTGGACGGAGTGCCGGTCGTCGGCCGGCTGGAGGACGTCGCCAAGCACGTCCGCCACGACGGCTACCGAGTCGTCGCAGTCACACCGGACCCGCACTGGTCACCGGACCGACTGCAGCGGCTGGCCTGGAACCTCGAAGGCAGCGACGCCGAGATGGTCGTGGCCCCCGTGCTGATGGAGGTGGCCGGGCCGCGGCTGCACGTCGACGCGGTGCTCGGGATCCCGCTGCTGCGGGTCAGCATGCCGACCTTCACCGGGGGCCGCCGGGCGGTCAAAGAGGTCGTCGACCGGATAGGCGCAACGATTCTGCTGATGCTGTTCGCGCCGCTGATGCTGATCGTCGGGCTGCTCGTGGTGGTGGACAGTCGGGGTGGGGCGTTCTACCGCCAGCGCAGGGTCGGCAAGGACGGCCTCGAGTTCACCATTCTCAAGTTCCGCACCATGGTCGCCGGGGCTGACGGGGCTCGGGCCGCGCTCGCCGGCCGCAACGAGGGCGCCGGCCCGCTGTTCAAGCTCCGCCGGGACCCGCGGGTGACCCGGGTGGGAACGATGCTGCGCCGGTACTCCCTCGACGAGCTCCCGCAGCTTTTCAACGTGCTCACCGGATCGATGTCGCTCGTCGGTCCGCGGCCTCCGTTGCCGGAGGAGTCCGCCGCGTACGGCCCGGACATCCGGCGACGGCTGCTGGTCAAGCCCGGACTCACCGGCCTGTGGCAGATCAGCGGACGCAGCGACCTGTCGTGGGAGGAGGCGGTCCGGCTGGACCTGCGGTACGTGGAGGACTGGTCGCTCGCCCTGGACACAGTGATCTTGTGGAAGACGCTGCGTGCGGTGCTCCATGGGCAGGGGGCCTACTGA
- a CDS encoding glycosyltransferase family 4 protein gives MPGDTTSDDRPGRRALILVENLSVPFDRRVWQECTTLRDAGWKVHVICPRGTKRDTEAEAEIDGVRIHRYPLRAATGGPAGYLREYGSALWHTVRLARKVGPVDVVHACNPPDLLFLPALWLKRRGARFVFDQHDLVPELYLSRFGRGEDLLYRAVCALERLTYRAADVVLATNESYRDVAVRRGGRRPADVFVVRSAPDIERFQPVPAEPELKRGKPHLLCYLGVMGPQDGVDYALRALAKLRDEFGRTDWHAVFVGAGDAFDAMVELSRKLGLSEQVQFTGRIPDADLVRYLSTADVCLSPDPRNPLNDVSTMNKVLEYMAMGRPIVSFDLREARVSAGDAADYAPANDEAEFAKLIALLLDDPEKRARMGKIGQERISGALSWRNSQRSLLAAYAAACRDDSPVSAGHPNRVRKRPRR, from the coding sequence TTGCCTGGTGACACGACGAGCGACGACCGGCCGGGCCGGCGCGCGCTGATTCTGGTGGAGAACCTGTCGGTGCCGTTCGACCGGCGGGTGTGGCAGGAGTGCACGACGCTGCGCGACGCGGGCTGGAAGGTGCACGTCATCTGTCCCCGGGGGACCAAGCGGGACACGGAGGCGGAGGCGGAGATCGACGGGGTGCGGATACACCGCTACCCGTTGCGCGCGGCCACCGGAGGGCCGGCCGGCTACCTGCGGGAGTACGGATCGGCGTTGTGGCACACGGTCCGGCTGGCCCGGAAGGTCGGCCCGGTCGACGTGGTCCATGCCTGCAACCCGCCCGACCTGCTGTTCCTGCCGGCACTGTGGCTGAAGCGGCGCGGAGCGCGGTTCGTCTTCGACCAGCACGACCTGGTACCCGAGCTGTACCTCTCCCGGTTCGGCCGCGGCGAAGATCTGCTCTACCGCGCCGTGTGCGCGCTGGAACGGCTGACCTACCGGGCCGCGGACGTCGTGCTCGCCACGAACGAGAGCTACCGGGACGTCGCGGTGCGCCGTGGCGGCCGGCGGCCGGCGGACGTTTTCGTGGTGCGCAGCGCGCCCGACATCGAACGGTTCCAACCGGTACCGGCCGAGCCGGAGCTGAAGCGCGGCAAGCCTCATCTGCTGTGCTACCTCGGCGTCATGGGCCCGCAGGACGGCGTCGACTACGCCTTGCGGGCCCTGGCGAAGCTGCGCGACGAGTTCGGGCGGACCGACTGGCATGCGGTGTTCGTCGGCGCCGGCGACGCCTTCGACGCGATGGTGGAACTGTCCCGGAAGCTCGGGCTCTCCGAGCAGGTGCAGTTCACCGGGCGCATTCCGGACGCCGACCTGGTGCGCTACCTGTCCACCGCGGATGTGTGCCTCTCCCCCGACCCGCGCAATCCGCTCAACGACGTGTCGACCATGAACAAGGTCCTGGAGTACATGGCGATGGGCCGGCCGATCGTCTCGTTCGACCTCCGGGAGGCGCGAGTCTCCGCCGGTGACGCCGCCGACTACGCGCCCGCCAACGACGAGGCCGAGTTCGCCAAGCTCATCGCGCTGCTGCTGGACGATCCGGAGAAGCGGGCCCGGATGGGCAAGATCGGCCAGGAGCGGATCAGCGGG
- a CDS encoding nucleotide sugar dehydrogenase: MRVSVFGLGYVGCVSAACLASMGHEVIGVDVNQVKVDLVNDGRAPVVEERIGELIADVVRTGALSATVDVREAIMGSEVSLVCVGTPSEPNGSLCTTYLERVTEQIGAALAERGGRHTVVFRSTMLPGTCLNLLVPILEKYVGGTAGVDIGVAVNPEFLREGTSVRDFFDPPKTVIGELDPVSGDAVLALYDGLPGEVFRVPIPTAEAIKYADNAFHGLKIGFANELGAVCQALGVDSHQVMDVFLADRKLNISPAYLRPGFAFGGSCLPKDLRSLVHAAQRADVSVPILAHVLPSNSDHLQRAVELVERTGKRRAGLFGLSFKPGTDDLRESPLVELAERLYGKGYDLKIYDANVSLSRLLGANREYIETRLPHLAQLLADSVDEVLEHAEVVLVGTRDPAVLSALPHGDDGPVIVDLIHLPDAEARRAEPGYIGLAW; this comes from the coding sequence ATGAGGGTCAGCGTTTTCGGGCTCGGCTACGTGGGCTGTGTGTCGGCCGCGTGCCTGGCCAGCATGGGTCACGAGGTCATCGGGGTGGACGTGAACCAGGTGAAGGTCGACCTGGTCAACGACGGCAGGGCCCCGGTGGTCGAGGAGCGGATCGGCGAGCTCATCGCCGACGTCGTGCGGACCGGAGCATTAAGCGCCACCGTTGACGTCCGCGAGGCGATCATGGGCAGTGAGGTGTCGCTGGTCTGCGTGGGCACGCCGTCGGAGCCCAACGGCAGCCTGTGCACCACGTACTTGGAGCGGGTCACCGAGCAGATCGGCGCCGCGCTGGCCGAGCGGGGCGGGCGGCACACCGTCGTGTTCCGTAGCACCATGCTCCCGGGCACCTGCCTGAACCTGCTGGTACCGATCCTGGAGAAGTACGTCGGCGGCACGGCCGGGGTGGACATCGGGGTCGCGGTCAACCCGGAGTTCCTGCGCGAGGGCACGAGCGTGCGGGACTTCTTCGACCCGCCCAAGACCGTCATCGGCGAGCTCGACCCGGTAAGCGGCGACGCGGTGCTGGCGCTGTACGACGGCCTGCCCGGCGAGGTGTTCCGGGTGCCGATCCCGACGGCCGAGGCGATCAAATACGCGGACAACGCGTTCCACGGCCTCAAGATCGGCTTCGCGAACGAGCTGGGCGCTGTGTGCCAGGCGCTCGGGGTGGACTCGCACCAGGTGATGGACGTGTTCCTGGCCGACCGCAAGCTGAACATCAGCCCCGCCTACCTGCGGCCCGGCTTCGCCTTCGGCGGCTCCTGCCTGCCCAAGGACCTGCGCAGCCTGGTCCACGCGGCGCAGCGGGCCGACGTCTCGGTGCCCATCCTCGCCCATGTGCTGCCCTCCAACTCCGACCATCTGCAGCGCGCGGTGGAGCTGGTCGAGCGCACCGGCAAGCGCCGGGCGGGCCTGTTCGGGCTGTCCTTCAAACCCGGCACCGACGACCTCCGCGAGAGCCCGCTCGTCGAGCTGGCGGAGAGGCTCTACGGCAAGGGGTACGACCTGAAGATCTACGACGCCAATGTGAGCCTCTCCCGGCTGCTCGGCGCGAACCGCGAGTACATCGAGACCCGGCTGCCGCACCTCGCGCAGCTGCTCGCGGACTCCGTGGACGAGGTGCTCGAACACGCCGAGGTGGTCCTGGTCGGAACCAGGGATCCGGCCGTGCTGTCGGCGCTGCCCCATGGCGACGACGGCCCGGTGATAGTCGACCTCATCCACCTTCCCGACGCCGAGGCGCGCCGGGCCGAACCGGGGTACATAGGCCTTGCCTGGTGA